Within the Balaenoptera acutorostrata chromosome 10, mBalAcu1.1, whole genome shotgun sequence genome, the region CCCATGATGGGGAGCTGGGGGGGCCCCACAGGACTGCCTCCGTGGCTGGGGGTCATCTGGCTCTCCCGGTTTTTTGGGGGCCGGCCCGGCCTCTTGGGCGGTCCAGCTGTCTTCGGGTTCTTTTTGGAGAACAGAACTGAGGTTCTCCTGCCCACCTCATGTGCGGGGGTTGAGGACATGttgggacccaggcctggagcagagaaagagagaaggagagtcGGTGAGGGGCCTGATGTGGGAAGGGCATACTGGGTATATAGGACCATAACTCCAGCTAGAGTAGGGGAGATAATTGGGGGGGCATGGAGTTGGGAACATTGTCTCTTATACAAATAGCCAGAGAGACAGCTAAGAGGCCCTTGACTGGGGAATGAGGGAGAAAGTGCAGCTGGCTGTGCATGAGGGACCTCTGCCTGGGGCATGGCAGGCGCTGAGTGTGTGCTGCAGAGTCAAAGTCTGGCTGGCCTCGGGGTCCACCATGCTGCGGGGTTCAGACCTTTGCTTGTCTCCTGGCTGCTGCTCTCCTCGGCGGCACTGTCTGTCTGCCCGTCCTTGTCACAGGCTGCCGGGTGGGGTGTCAGGCTGCCCCGGCTGGAGGGGCCATGCCGCTCAGGCCCATCCCGTCCAGTTTCCCGCTGGTTGGCAAGCTTGCGCCGCAGCGCCGTCATCTCTTTCTTGATCATCTTTGCACGCCGTGAGCGGCCCACGCTCTGCTTACTGGCATTCACCTCATCCAGCCGCTCGAGCAACAGCTTCAGCTGCTCTTCCACTGGCAAGTGCTTCTGGTTCTCCAGCAGGACCAGCCGCTCTTCCTCTGCTGCCAGGGGTGGGAATAGGGAGGAAAGGGTCAGACTCAGGGCAGTCCTCTGGGCCCCGTGAACCTGGGCAGGCAACAAGAAACCCACTCTTCTCCCCCTCTGCTTCTCACCAGGAACAGCTGTAAAACAGTAGCACCGAGATGTGGAATGGCAGGGATTGCTATCCATTCACCCAGTCTGGCTTCTTAGAGAGCATTCCTGGGGATAGCTTGCCACTGCTCAGCCTAGCTGCTTCCTGCCTACACTGCCTGCTCCCAGGAGGGGACTTTGGAAAGCTGTTCATCCCTGGCATTGGCCTCTATGTGGAGGTGTGACTTATCACCCACCATCTTCGGTGTGGTGTGAGGCCTCGTCTCCAGCCAGGCTGTGGGGGATATGCATGCCCGTCTCAAAGTCAATGCCCATTTTTTCTGCCTGGCGCCGGGCCTGGCGGAGCACAGCACCACCCTGCTCACGGAGCCGCACTGCTGCCCGGTAGAAGATGGTATCCTTGGCATTGTACTTGAGGCAGTTGCTGACGATGAGGTTGAAGTCCTCCTCAAAATCATCAAAGTTCAGGTAGCGGTAAGCCTCCAAGTTCTGCTTCATGGTGAAAAAGTCCATAGGCTTTTTGATGTGGTCTAGGTAGTCAGGTACCTGGGAGAACACGGTAGGTGTACCTAAGTGGAGATACGTTCCTCATTCCCCCTGAACCCCTGTTCCTAACAACCTCCCTTGAAATGCATCCAGCAACCTCCTCCCACCACAGTTAGAGGCAGGCATACAGCACAGGGGAAAAGAAAGCCGGATTCTAGTCTTGACTTTACTAgtcacaagctgtgtgaccttggcaagcctcttaacctctctgggccttcttTTCCTCACCTAGAAAACAGTAATGAAATTACAGCCAAATCTACCTCCTAGAGCCATATGAGGCTTTAGTAAGAAAATGACTAGGGGAATCCTCTGGAAATAACACCACCTTGCATTCCTATAGTTCTTTTTACTTATCATTAAGACTTATAAGGAGGCTGCTGCCTCAGGCCTCtcattttataccttttagaGAGAAGAGTCTGCCAGTCAGGACCTAGGGCTTCAGAGATGGTTCTTTAGGTGCTGAGCCTTCTAAATTCTCCGTTCTAGGGTTCAGCACCCGGAAAGTGTCTTCCTGCCCTGGGATTATTCATTTGGCAGACTCAGTCCCTGCCTCTGGGGAAGGAGTGCAGATTGCCTCCCATTCTGGGCCCTTGGGATATGACAGGGACAAGACAGAGTCCAGGTGATGCATGTGGCTCCAGTTCATCCTGGAGCCCCAGAGCCACCAGCCCCTCTCTTCAAGGTCCCCTCCTAGTCCCTGGCCCAGACCTGCAGCGGGGGTGCATCTGggagaggaacagaaagaaggtgGAGTGAGGGGAAGGGATTCTTACTTCGTCCAATTCGGTTACCTCAGACAGAGGGACCGGCTCGCTGAAGATGTTGCCTGTGTCCTTCTCTTGGAGCTGCTCCAGGGTTTTTCGAAGGAGGATGAGGAAAGGGGTCAGCTGCATCTCCATGGCAATCTGCTGGACCTTGATCTGACACACATAAAGGCCCAATCAGCCAGGCCTAGGCCAGTCCCTTGGCAGAGAGGTCTGAGGAGATGGTTGTAGCTGGTATGGGAACTCGCCTTCCTTCCCACCCAACACAGCTCGGTGTACTTGACTCCTCTGGACTTTCCCTTCCTTGAGCTCCCAGCACCAGCTACCTGCATCACATAATTTAGGATTCCGTTCATACTCTCCTGTGACATTCTGCTTCCAGTGGGCCTGAGAGCAAACTGAGCTCAGGAGACCTGACTCCCGCATCAGCCCTGTTGCTTCCTGGACAGGTGACACATACTTGTccatgttttctgttttcctgggtCTGTTTTCTCTACTGTAAAAAAGAGTTGGCCCAGGAGCACTCACCGTCTCCCTTTTGAGTTTCTCCCGCTTGCGGATCAGCTCCACCAGCAGCCGGGCTCGCTCCAGGTCATGCCGAAGCCGCTGCCAGGACTTGAGCTGTTCTTTGAGGGCCCAGTTCTTGTCTTCAGAATCTCTCTGAAGAGGCAAAAGAGGGATCAGGAAATGATGAGAGAGCCAGAGGGGACGAGAGCCCAGGAAACGTGGGTCAAGGGCAGGTAAAGCCAAAGGAGAGAGCACAGTGATTTATTGGTAGGCTCACTAACTAACTGAAGTGGAAGCTCCTCAACCCACGTGTCCCCTAGGCCCAGCACAGAGTCGGTGCTCAGTATATGCTTGCTGTGAACGAACAGATGAACACATAGGAAAAATACGTTAAAAATAATCTGTAAGGATTTCATCCTGAGCTTGCTTTGAGGCCTAGTTTAAAGGAGGAAACAGCCCAAGCCTTCAGACACTGGAAGCTACAGTCACAAATCTCTgtccttggggacttccctggcggtccagtggttaagactctgcgcttccaaggcagggggtgcgggttcgatccctggtcggggaactaagatcccacatactgggtggtacagccaaaaaaaaattatctgtccTCGTCCCCCTGGCACTAGTTCCTAGAGCCCACAGGGAATCTGACACAGTACCCCAACTTGGTCACAGTTCCTCTGAGACTGCAGGTGTGTCTGCAGGCGACGCAGCAGTGGGACCCCATTCCGTGACTGCCTCTTTAGCGTCCAGTAGCTGTGCAGCCTCTGCATGAACTGGCTCTTCCTTTGGATGGTCAGGCGGTTAGTGATTTTACTGAGCCTGGGAAGCAGGAGAGCAAAGAGAAAAACCTCTTGGGCCCTGATTTTCTTAAGCAGAACAGTGGTCTCTGGCTAATGAGAGTTTCTGAGTGGGGCTAAATAGGGAATAAATCTATTGTCAAAAAGGCCTATGACACTGGGCTAAGGCAAAGAAGAGCAAAGAGAGCTGTCAATGGCAACTCAGCAGACAGGAAGCCAAGCTCCCAGCTCTAAGCCAGATCCATAATTCTGTTCACCAGTGGGTCAGGGAGCCTGGCCCCTAAGACTGCTCTTGTCACTGCAGCCCAGAGTACTGTTTGACCCTGGGATACCCAACTCAGACTGAGCCTGGGAAGGTTTTAAGATGAAGTACTACTGTACAGCAGTAAACTATAGGAAATCGACTAGATAGCACAAGAGAGAGTAAAAAATAACTGATGACTGCAGCCCTCATTTGGACTTATTTGAGGCAGTAACCATTTCACAATTCCTTGAGCGTATCCTTCCCCCTTCTTCATTCCATTCTCCCTTCAAAGTCAGACCATTTCTTCCACTGTGGCTGGTAGCTATTCCATCCTCTTTCTTCCTAACTTAAACCACCTCATCAAAATGGAAGGCAGTTTAAAACACATGTTAGGTCTGCCAGATAAAAGCTGAAGTTTCTGGTTCCTAATGTAAAAGCCAGGTGACCTGCTAGAGCTCATctcttttgatattaaaaaaaaaaaaaaaaaaaaacaccccaaaacttCTATGTAGCTCCTGATAGGAATAAGATACCCCAGCCCTGTCACTCCACTCAGTGGGCTGTCAGTCTCCAACAGGGCTTCTTCCCTCAACAGCCTGTCTACCTGCTCCCCTCATACCTGTGTGGTGGGATGCAGGGCACAGACACCACAGGTGCTGCTGCCCGTTTCTCTGCCAAGATCTTCCGCGCCTTCTTCATCTTGATCCGGGACTTGGCCTTGGCCTTCTTGACCTTCTCTGAGCTCCAACTCttaccctcctcctcttcctcctcctcctcctcctcaccctcgCTGTGGGATAGGGCAGGCAGGCGGCGTGCTGAACCTGGAGGTGTATGGATGTCGCAGTAGGCAGTCTTGCGGACGCTGAAGGAGGTGCCGTTGGCACCCGTCTCCCGCACAGGCTCCATCTTCATGTAAAGGCCGGCCTGCTGGGCACATGTCACATGGAAGGCTGTGTAGCAGTTGGCCTTGTGGCACTGGATGCAGGCCCCTGAGCCCCGCTGTTTGCAAATGTAGCAGGTCAGCTTCCAGCGAGCTGGCGGGATGTGCTCGATGCTGTCGATAGGCTCCAGGAAGACCGTGTTGGCAAAGCAGACCTCAGGGATCCATAGGGCACACACCACATGGGCCCAGCGCCCATCATCTGTCTGCTTGAAGGCACCACCCTTGTTGGGGCACAGGGCGCAGTCCACAGCACGGGAGGGTGACTGTAGGCAGCGGCGGCACAGCCACTGGCCCTCAGGGATGTAGGGGACACCGTAGCACTCCTGGTGCACAGCCAG harbors:
- the BRPF1 gene encoding peregrin isoform X5; this translates as MGVDFDVKTFCHNLRATKPPYECPVETCRKVYKSYSGIEYHLYHYDHDNPPPPQQTPLRKHKKKGRQSRPANKQSPTPSEVSQSPSREVMSYAQAQRMVEVDLHGRVHRISIFDNLDVVSEDEEAPEEAPENGSNKENTETPAATPKSGKHKNKEKRKDSNHHHHHSASASTTPKLPEVVYRELEQDTPDAPPRPTSYYRYIEKSAEELDEEVEYDMDEEDYIWLDIMNERRKTEGVSPIPQEIFEYLMDRLEKESYFESHNKGDPNALVDEDAVCCICNDGECQNSNVILFCDMCNLAVHQECYGVPYIPEGQWLCRRCLQSPSRAVDCALCPNKGGAFKQTDDGRWAHVVCALWIPEVCFANTVFLEPIDSIEHIPPARWKLTCYICKQRGSGACIQCHKANCYTAFHVTCAQQAGLYMKMEPVRETGANGTSFSVRKTAYCDIHTPPGSARRLPALSHSEGEEEEEEEEEEGKSWSSEKVKKAKAKSRIKMKKARKILAEKRAAAPVVSVPCIPPHRLSKITNRLTIQRKSQFMQRLHSYWTLKRQSRNGVPLLRRLQTHLQSQRNCDQVGRDSEDKNWALKEQLKSWQRLRHDLERARLLVELIRKREKLKRETIKVQQIAMEMQLTPFLILLRKTLEQLQEKDTGNIFSEPVPLSEVPDYLDHIKKPMDFFTMKQNLEAYRYLNFDDFEEDFNLIVSNCLKYNAKDTIFYRAAVRLREQGGAVLRQARRQAEKMGIDFETGMHIPHSLAGDEASHHTEDEEERLVLLENQKHLPVEEQLKLLLERLDEVNASKQSVGRSRRAKMIKKEMTALRRKLANQRETGRDGPERHGPSSRGSLTPHPAACDKDGQTDSAAEESSSQETSKGLGPNMSSTPAHEVGRRTSVLFSKKNPKTAGPPKRPGRPPKNRESQMTPSHGGSPVGPPQLPIMGSLRQRKRGRSPRPSSSSDSDSDKSTEDPPMDLPANGFSGGNQPVKKSFLVYRNDCSLPRSSSDSESSSSSSSSAASDRTSTTPSKQGRGKPSFSRGTFPEDSSEDTSGTENEAYSVGTGRGVGHSMVRKSLGRGAGWLSEDEDSPLDALDLVWAKCRGYPSYPALIIDPKMPREGMFHHGVPIPVPPLEVLKLGEQMTQEAREHLYLVLFFDNKRTWQWLPRTKLVPLGVNQDLDKEKMLEGRKSNIRKSVQIAYHRALQHRSKVQGEQSSETSDSD
- the BRPF1 gene encoding peregrin isoform X3 yields the protein MGVDFDVKTFCHNLRATKPPYECPVETCRKVYKSYSGIEYHLYHYDHDNPPPPQQTPLRKHKKKGRQSRPANKQSPTPSEVSQSPSREVMSYAQAQRMVEVDLHGRVHRISIFDNLDVVSEDEEAPEEAPENGSNKENTETPAATPKSGKHKNKEKRKDSNHHHHHSASASTTPKLPEVVYRELEQDTPDAPPRPTSYYRYIEKSAEELDEEVEYDMDEEDYIWLDIMNERRKTEGVSPIPQEIFEYLMDRLEKESYFESHNKGDPNALVDEDAVCCICNDGECQNSNVILFCDMCNLAVHQECYGVPYIPEGQWLCRRCLQSPSRAVDCALCPNKGGAFKQTDDGRWAHVVCALWIPEVCFANTVFLEPIDSIEHIPPARWKLTCYICKQRGSGACIQCHKANCYTAFHVTCAQQAGLYMKMEPVRETGANGTSFSVRKTAYCDIHTPPGSARRLPALSHSEGEEEEEEEEEEGKSWSSEKVKKAKAKSRIKMKKARKILAEKRAAAPVVSVPCIPPHRLSKITNRLTIQRKSQFMQRLHSYWTLKRQSRNGVPLLRRLQTHLQSQRNCDQVGRDSEDKNWALKEQLKSWQRLRHDLERARLLVELIRKREKLKRETIKVQQIAMEMQLTPFLILLRKTLEQLQEKDTGNIFSEPVPLSEVTELDEVPDYLDHIKKPMDFFTMKQNLEAYRYLNFDDFEEDFNLIVSNCLKYNAKDTIFYRAAVRLREQGGAVLRQARRQAEKMGIDFETGMHIPHSLAGDEASHHTEDEEERLVLLENQKHLPVEEQLKLLLERLDEVNASKQSVGRSRRAKMIKKEMTALRRKLANQRETGRDGPERHGPSSRGSLTPHPAACDKDGQTDSAAEESSSQETSKGLGPNMSSTPAHEVGRRTSVLFSKKNPKTAGPPKRPGRPPKNRESQMTPSHGGSPVGPPQLPIMGSLRQRKRGRSPRPSSSSDSDSDKSTEDPPMDLPANGFSGGNQPVKKSFLVYRNDCSLPRSSSDSESSSSSSSSAASDRTSTTPSKQGRGKPSFSRGTFPEDSSEDTSGTENEAYSVGTGRGVGHSMVRKSLGRGAGWLSEDEDSPLDALDLVWAKCRGYPSYPALIIDPKMPREGMFHHGVPIPVPPLEVLKLGEQMTQEAREHLYLVLFFDNKRTWQWLPRTKLVPLGVNQDLDKEKMLEGRKSNIRKSVQIAYHRALQHRSKVQGEQSSETSDSD
- the BRPF1 gene encoding peregrin isoform X4; its protein translation is MGVDFDVKTFCHNLRATKPPYECPVETCRKVYKSYSGIEYHLYHYDHDNPPPPQQTPLRKHKKKGRQSRPANKQSPTPSEVSQSPSREVMSYAQAQRMVEVDLHGRVHRISIFDNLDVVSEDEEAPEEAPENGSNKENTETPAATPKSGKHKNKEKRKDSNHHHHHSASASTTPKLPEVVYRELEQDTPDAPPRPTSYYRYIEKSAEELDEEVEYDMDEEDYIWLDIMNERRKTEGVSPIPQEIFEYLMDRLEKESYFESHNKGDPNALVDEDAVCCICNDGECQNSNVILFCDMCNLAVHQECYGVPYIPEGQWLCRRCLQSPSRAVDCALCPNKGGAFKQTDDGRWAHVVCALWIPEVCFANTVFLEPIDSIEHIPPARWKLTCYICKQRGSGACIQCHKANCYTAFHVTCAQQAGLYMKMEPVRETGANGTSFSVRKTAYCDIHTPPGSARRLPALSHSEGEEEEEEEEEEGKSWSSEKVKKAKAKSRIKMKKARKILAEKRAAAPVVSVPCIPPHRLSKITNRLTIQRKSQFMQRLHSYWTLKRQSRNGVPLLRRLQTHLQSQRNCDQVGRDSEDKNWALKEQLKSWQRLRHDLERARLLVELIRKREKLKRETIKVQQIAMEMQLTPFLILLRKTLEQLQEKDTGNIFSEPVPLSEVPDYLDHIKKPMDFFTMKQNLEAYRYLNFDDFEEDFNLIVSNCLKYNAKDTIFYRAAVRLREQGGAVLRQARRQAEKMGIDFETGMHIPHSLAGDEASHHTEDAEEERLVLLENQKHLPVEEQLKLLLERLDEVNASKQSVGRSRRAKMIKKEMTALRRKLANQRETGRDGPERHGPSSRGSLTPHPAACDKDGQTDSAAEESSSQETSKGLGPNMSSTPAHEVGRRTSVLFSKKNPKTAGPPKRPGRPPKNRESQMTPSHGGSPVGPPQLPIMGSLRQRKRGRSPRPSSSSDSDSDKSTEDPPMDLPANGFSGGNQPVKKSFLVYRNDCSLPRSSSDSESSSSSSSSAASDRTSTTPSKQGRGKPSFSRGTFPEDSSEDTSGTENEAYSVGTGRGVGHSMVRKSLGRGAGWLSEDEDSPLDALDLVWAKCRGYPSYPALIIDPKMPREGMFHHGVPIPVPPLEVLKLGEQMTQEAREHLYLVLFFDNKRTWQWLPRTKLVPLGVNQDLDKEKMLEGRKSNIRKSVQIAYHRALQHRSKVQGEQSSETSDSD
- the BRPF1 gene encoding peregrin isoform X1, producing the protein MGVDFDVKTFCHNLRATKPPYECPVETCRKVYKSYSGIEYHLYHYDHDNPPPPQQTPLRKHKKKGRQSRPANKQSPTPSEVSQSPSREVMSYAQAQRMVEVDLHGRVHRISIFDNLDVVSEDEEAPEEAPENGSNKENTETPAATPKSGKHKNKEKRKDSNHHHHHSASASTTPKLPEVVYRELEQDTPDAPPRPTSYYRYIEKSAEELDEEVEYDMDEEDYIWLDIMNERRKTEGVSPIPQEIFEYLMDRLEKESYFESHNKGDPNALVDEDAVCCICNDGECQNSNVILFCDMCNLAVHQECYGVPYIPEGQWLCRRCLQSPSRAVDCALCPNKGGAFKQTDDGRWAHVVCALWIPEVCFANTVFLEPIDSIEHIPPARWKLTCYICKQRGSGACIQCHKANCYTAFHVTCAQQAGLYMKMEPVRETGANGTSFSVRKTAYCDIHTPPGSARRLPALSHSEGEEEEEEEEEEGKSWSSEKVKKAKAKSRIKMKKARKILAEKRAAAPVVSVPCIPPHRLSKITNRLTIQRKSQFMQRLHSYWTLKRQSRNGVPLLRRLQTHLQSQRNCDQVGRDSEDKNWALKEQLKSWQRLRHDLERARLLVELIRKREKLKRETIKVQQIAMEMQLTPFLILLRKTLEQLQEKDTGNIFSEPVPLSEVPDYLDHIKKPMDFFTMKQNLEAYRYLNFDDFEEDFNLIVSNCLKYNAKDTIFYRAAVRLREQGGAVLRQARRQAEKMGIDFETGMHIPHSLAGDEASHHTEDAEEERLVLLENQKHLPVEEQLKLLLERLDEVNASKQSVGRSRRAKMIKKEMTALRRKLANQRETGRDGPERHGPSSRGSLTPHPAACDKDGQTDSAAEESSSQETSKGLGPNMSSTPAHEVGRRTSVLFSKKNPKTAGPPKRPGRPPKNRESQMTPSHGGSPVGPPQLPIMGSLRQRKRGRSPRPSSSSDSDSDKSTEDPPMDLPANGFSGGNQPVKKSFLVYRNDCSLPRSSSDSESSSSSSSSAASDRTSTTPSKQGRGKPSFSRGTFPEDSSEDTSGTENEAYSVGTGRGVGHSSKYAHPKPGVLGAQCQGLARPRTADPPPLSHSCEVVRKSLGRGAGWLSEDEDSPLDALDLVWAKCRGYPSYPALIIDPKMPREGMFHHGVPIPVPPLEVLKLGEQMTQEAREHLYLVLFFDNKRTWQWLPRTKLVPLGVNQDLDKEKMLEGRKSNIRKSVQIAYHRALQHRSKVQGEQSSETSDSD
- the BRPF1 gene encoding peregrin isoform X2, which translates into the protein MGVDFDVKTFCHNLRATKPPYECPVETCRKVYKSYSGIEYHLYHYDHDNPPPPQQTPLRKHKKKGRQSRPANKQSPTPSEVSQSPSREVMSYAQAQRMVEVDLHGRVHRISIFDNLDVVSEDEEAPEEAPENGSNKENTETPAATPKSGKHKNKEKRKDSNHHHHHSASASTTPKLPEVVYRELEQDTPDAPPRPTSYYRYIEKSAEELDEEVEYDMDEEDYIWLDIMNERRKTEGVSPIPQEIFEYLMDRLEKESYFESHNKGDPNALVDEDAVCCICNDGECQNSNVILFCDMCNLAVHQECYGVPYIPEGQWLCRRCLQSPSRAVDCALCPNKGGAFKQTDDGRWAHVVCALWIPEVCFANTVFLEPIDSIEHIPPARWKLTCYICKQRGSGACIQCHKANCYTAFHVTCAQQAGLYMKMEPVRETGANGTSFSVRKTAYCDIHTPPGSARRLPALSHSEGEEEEEEEEEEGKSWSSEKVKKAKAKSRIKMKKARKILAEKRAAAPVVSVPCIPPHRLSKITNRLTIQRKSQFMQRLHSYWTLKRQSRNGVPLLRRLQTHLQSQRNCDQVGRDSEDKNWALKEQLKSWQRLRHDLERARLLVELIRKREKLKRETIKVQQIAMEMQLTPFLILLRKTLEQLQEKDTGNIFSEPVPLSEVTELDEVPDYLDHIKKPMDFFTMKQNLEAYRYLNFDDFEEDFNLIVSNCLKYNAKDTIFYRAAVRLREQGGAVLRQARRQAEKMGIDFETGMHIPHSLAGDEASHHTEDAEEERLVLLENQKHLPVEEQLKLLLERLDEVNASKQSVGRSRRAKMIKKEMTALRRKLANQRETGRDGPERHGPSSRGSLTPHPAACDKDGQTDSAAEESSSQETSKGLGPNMSSTPAHEVGRRTSVLFSKKNPKTAGPPKRPGRPPKNRESQMTPSHGGSPVGPPQLPIMGSLRQRKRGRSPRPSSSSDSDSDKSTEDPPMDLPANGFSGGNQPVKKSFLVYRNDCSLPRSSSDSESSSSSSSSAASDRTSTTPSKQGRGKPSFSRGTFPEDSSEDTSGTENEAYSVGTGRGVGHSMVRKSLGRGAGWLSEDEDSPLDALDLVWAKCRGYPSYPALIIDPKMPREGMFHHGVPIPVPPLEVLKLGEQMTQEAREHLYLVLFFDNKRTWQWLPRTKLVPLGVNQDLDKEKMLEGRKSNIRKSVQIAYHRALQHRSKVQGEQSSETSDSD
- the BRPF1 gene encoding peregrin isoform X7; this translates as MGVDFDVKTFCHNLRATKPPYECPVETCRKVYKSYSGIEYHLYHYDHDNPPPPQQTPLRKHKKKGRQSRPANKQSPTPSEVSQSPSREVMSYAQAQRMVEVDLHGRVHRISIFDNLDVVSEDEEAPEEAPENGSNKENTETPAATPKSGKHKNKEKRKDSNHHHHHSASASTTPKLPEVVYRELEQDTPDAPPRPTSYYRYIEKSAEELDEEVEYDMDEEDYIWLDIMNERRKTEGVSPIPQEIFEYLMDRLEKESYFESHNKGDPNALVDEDAVCCICNDGECQNSNVILFCDMCNLAVHQECYGVPYIPEGQWLCRRCLQSPSRAVDCALCPNKGGAFKQTDDGRWAHVVCALWIPEVCFANTVFLEPIDSIEHIPPARWKLTCYICKQRGSGACIQCHKANCYTAFHVTCAQQAGLYMKMEPVRETGANGTSFSVRKTAYCDIHTPPGSARRLPALSHSEGEEEEEEEEEEGKSWSSEKVKKAKAKSRIKMKKARKILAEKRAAAPVVSVPCIPPHRLSKITNRLTIQRKSQFMQRLHSYWTLKRQSRNGVPLLRRLQTHLQSQRNCDQVGRDSEDKNWALKEQLKSWQRLRHDLERARLLVELIRKREKLKRETIKVQQIAMEMQLTPFLILLRKTLEQLQEKDTGNIFSEPVPLSEVPDYLDHIKKPMDFFTMKQNLEAYRYLNFDDFEEDFNLIVSNCLKYNAKDTIFYRAAVRLREQGGAVLRQARRQAEKMGIDFETGMHIPHSLAGDEASHHTEDAEEERLVLLENQKHLPVEEQLKLLLERLDEVNASKQSVGRSRRAKMIKKEMTALRRKLANQRETGRDGPERHGPSSRGSLTPHPAACDKDGQTDSAAEESSSQETSKDLPANGFSGGNQPVKKSFLVYRNDCSLPRSSSDSESSSSSSSSAASDRTSTTPSKQGRGKPSFSRGTFPEDSSEDTSGTENEAYSVGTGRGVGHSMVRKSLGRGAGWLSEDEDSPLDALDLVWAKCRGYPSYPALIIDPKMPREGMFHHGVPIPVPPLEVLKLGEQMTQEAREHLYLVLFFDNKRTWQWLPRTKLVPLGVNQDLDKEKMLEGRKSNIRKSVQIAYHRALQHRSKVQGEQSSETSDSD
- the BRPF1 gene encoding peregrin isoform X6, with product MGVDFDVKTFCHNLRATKPPYECPVETCRKVYKSYSGIEYHLYHYDHDNPPPPQQTPLRKHKKKGRQSRPANKQSPTPSEVSQSPSREVMSYAQAQRMVEVDLHGRVHRISIFDNLDVVSEDEEAPEEAPENGSNKENTETPAATPKSGKHKNKEKRKDSNHHHHHSASASTTPKLPEVVYRELEQDTPDAPPRPTSYYRYIEKSAEELDEEVEYDMDEEDYIWLDIMNERRKTEGVSPIPQEIFEYLMDRLEKESYFESHNKGDPNALVDEDAVCCICNDGECQNSNVILFCDMCNLAVHQECYGVPYIPEGQWLCRRCLQSPSRAVDCALCPNKGGAFKQTDDGRWAHVVCALWIPEVCFANTVFLEPIDSIEHIPPARWKLTCYICKQRGSGACIQCHKANCYTAFHVTCAQQAGLYMKMEPVRETGANGTSFSVRKTAYCDIHTPPGSARRLPALSHSEGEEEEEEEEEEGKSWSSEKVKKAKAKSRIKMKKARKILAEKRAAAPVVSVPCIPPHRLSKITNRLTIQRKSQFMQRLHSYWTLKRQSRNGVPLLRRLQTHLQSQRNCDQVGRDSEDKNWALKEQLKSWQRLRHDLERARLLVELIRKREKLKRETIKVQQIAMEMQLTPFLILLRKTLEQLQEKDTGNIFSEPVPLSEVTELDEVPDYLDHIKKPMDFFTMKQNLEAYRYLNFDDFEEDFNLIVSNCLKYNAKDTIFYRAAVRLREQGGAVLRQARRQAEKMGIDFETGMHIPHSLAGDEASHHTEDAEEERLVLLENQKHLPVEEQLKLLLERLDEVNASKQSVGRSRRAKMIKKEMTALRRKLANQRETGRDGPERHGPSSRGSLTPHPAACDKDGQTDSAAEESSSQETSKDLPANGFSGGNQPVKKSFLVYRNDCSLPRSSSDSESSSSSSSSAASDRTSTTPSKQGRGKPSFSRGTFPEDSSEDTSGTENEAYSVGTGRGVGHSMVRKSLGRGAGWLSEDEDSPLDALDLVWAKCRGYPSYPALIIDPKMPREGMFHHGVPIPVPPLEVLKLGEQMTQEAREHLYLVLFFDNKRTWQWLPRTKLVPLGVNQDLDKEKMLEGRKSNIRKSVQIAYHRALQHRSKVQGEQSSETSDSD